A window from Myxocyprinus asiaticus isolate MX2 ecotype Aquarium Trade chromosome 37, UBuf_Myxa_2, whole genome shotgun sequence encodes these proteins:
- the LOC127427828 gene encoding tribbles homolog 2-like, which yields MSMNLSTPTPPLRLKRVDFEDSHNTDTFKCKRRRLSQPPSPGLAPCLRPLSQSLEQQGSEEHHVSRIGTYILLEATEGAQTFRAVHQVTEQEYTCKVFSIKKYHEFIAPYTRLLPHNNICKISEVVLGENNMYIFFERNYGDMHSYVRSCKRLQEDEAVRLFIQMAAAVAHCHENGVVLRDLKLRKFVFTDPQRTKLVLQNLEDSCLLNGNDDSLTDKHGCPAYVGPEILNSRHSYSGKAADVWSLGVVLYTMLVGRYPFQDVEPTALFSKIRRGAFTIPDTLSPRAKSLVCCMLRKSPSERLEAGDILFHPWLHCNNNISLSQHSSTRHSTDQVVPDFEPSESEDC from the exons ATGAGTATGAACCTGTCAACTCCTACACCTCCACTGAGACTGAAGCGAGTAGACTTTGAGGACTCTCACAACACCGATACCTTCAAATGCAAGCGTCGCAGGCTCAGTCAGCCTCCCTCGCCGGGTCTCGCGCCCTGTCTTCGCCCCCTTTCCCAGAGCCTGGAACAACAAGGGTCGGAGGAGCACCATGTCTCACGTATCGGAACCTACATCCTGCTGGAGGCTACAGAAGGAGCTCAGACATTCAGAGCGGTTCATCAGGTCACAGAGCAGGAGTACACGTGCAAG GTGTTTTCAATCAAGAAGTATCACGAGTTCATCGCACCCTACACACGCCTGTTGCCACACAACAACATCTGTAAGATTTCAGAGGTGGTGCTGGGGGAGAACAACATGTACATATTCTTTGAGCGTAACTATGGAGACATGCACTCGTATGTGCGCAGCTGCAAGAGACTGCAGGAGGACGAGGCCGTGCGGCTGTTCATTCAGATGGCAGCGGCAGTCGCGCACTGTCACGAGAACGGCGTCGTTTTAAGAGACCTGAAACTGCGCAAGTTCGTGTTCACCGATCCGCAGAG AACAAAGCTGGTCTTGCAAAACTTGGAGGATTCTTGTCTACTAAACGGCAATGATGACTCACTGACAGACAAGCATGGCTGTCCGGCCTACGTCGGCCCGGAGATTTTAAACTCGCGACACTCGTACTCAGGGAAGGCTGCCGACGTGTGGAGCCTTGGTGTTGTTCTCTACACCATGTTAGTAGGACGTTACCCATTCCAGGATGTGGAACCCACAGCACTGTTCAGCAAAATTCGTAGGGGTGCGTTCACCATCCCGGACACTCTTTCACCCAGGGCTAAGTCTTTGGTGTGTTGTATGTTGAGGAAATCTCCTTCTGAGAGGCTCGAGGCTGGAGATATTCTTTTCCACCCTTGGCTGCACTGTAACAACAATATATCCCTCAGCCAGCACTCCAGCACCAGGCACTCAACGGATCAGGTGGTCCCTGATTTTGAACCGAGCGAGAGTGAAGATTGTTAG